One part of the Lachnospiraceae bacterium JLR.KK002 genome encodes these proteins:
- a CDS encoding CD1871A family CXXC motif-containing protein, whose product MAAAGIFMMGFGVYRGEVSVVLEKAINICMECIGIG is encoded by the coding sequence ATGGCAGCGGCGGGAATTTTTATGATGGGATTTGGAGTTTACCGGGGAGAAGTGTCCGTGGTTCTGGAAAAAGCAATCAATATCTGTATGGAGTGTATTGGAATTGGATAA
- a CDS encoding 4Fe-4S binding protein: MDKRKNANEWKRHGIQALWALLTNSYLAGFVQGKIYRGKLKNLCVPGLNCYSCPGAVGACPIGAMQAVIGNWNFKFAFYVAGFLMFVGALTGRFVCGFLCPFGLIQDLLHKIPFLKKIETFRGDKLLRKLKYVILLVFVIFLPMVLVDVLGQGAPCFCKLICPAGTLEGGFPLVLLNKSMQSAVGWLYAWKNVILIVMVIFSMMIYRPFCKYICPLGAVYSVFNPIAVLRYRVEKEICTECGVCAKVCKMQVNPVESPNHPECIRCGVCRKSCPVNAIH, from the coding sequence TTGGATAAAAGAAAAAATGCAAATGAATGGAAACGTCACGGAATACAGGCTCTCTGGGCGCTGCTTACCAACAGCTATCTGGCAGGTTTTGTTCAGGGAAAAATATACAGGGGAAAGCTGAAAAATCTGTGTGTTCCCGGATTAAACTGTTATTCCTGTCCGGGGGCTGTGGGCGCCTGTCCCATTGGAGCAATGCAGGCGGTAATCGGAAACTGGAATTTTAAATTTGCATTTTATGTGGCAGGATTTCTGATGTTTGTGGGAGCACTGACGGGCAGATTTGTCTGCGGCTTTTTGTGTCCCTTTGGCCTGATTCAGGATTTGCTGCATAAAATTCCTTTCCTGAAAAAAATAGAAACATTCAGGGGAGATAAGCTGCTCCGAAAACTGAAATACGTTATTTTACTGGTATTTGTCATATTTCTGCCCATGGTTCTGGTAGATGTGCTGGGTCAGGGAGCACCCTGTTTCTGTAAATTAATCTGTCCGGCAGGCACATTGGAAGGCGGTTTTCCATTGGTTCTGTTAAATAAATCCATGCAGAGCGCTGTTGGATGGCTGTATGCCTGGAAGAACGTTATTCTGATTGTTATGGTTATATTTTCCATGATGATTTACAGGCCTTTCTGCAAATATATATGTCCATTGGGGGCTGTTTATTCTGTTTTCAATCCCATTGCGGTATTACGGTACCGGGTGGAAAAAGAAATCTGCACCGAATGCGGCGTCTGTGCGAAAGTCTGCAAAATGCAGGTGAATCCGGTGGAGAGCCCG